GACTTTTGCTTTGGAGAAACTTTTCCTGCAAAAATAGAAAGGAGACCTTAACCGTGTAAGACACTTTTTAATAAATTTAGATGTATTATGGTAATCCATATATTAAAAAAAGAGCCCCTAATTAACAAACTAGGGGCTCTTTTTTATATTTAATTACTGCGGTTAAAATACTTGTTTTACCCGGCTATCGCCTGTGCCGTAATAAAAGTTGATTACTTTTTTATCCCCCTTATTCAAACTCAGGAAAGTAGAGGATGTTGTGAAATTACTTACTGTATTTAAGTTGGCGGAAAAGTTTAAAGAATATAGGTTTGAATAGGTATCATATGGCAATGCCTTTAGTATAACTCCTTTAGCATTGGGTACTAATACACCATTATCTGTTTTTAGATTTACATAACTATATTGACCTTGTGAAGAGTAAAAGCCAACTAACTTACCATTTGCGTCGGCAGAGGCTGATAGTTTTGGAGCCGACTCTATAATATTTCCGACTACATCAACCATTTGGACATCAATTTTAGTGTTTGGTGTATAGGTATATGCATTCCAATCTACACTGGCGCCATTATAGTAATTGTTATTTACAGCAAGTTGCTCTACCTGATATTTGCTGCCGATAGCTGATACAAGTACCTGGTTATACGGGTAATATCCATTATTGCCAGGAATGTATAATACTTTACCTCTTGTATCTGCTGCTACTTTGAAGTAATAATAAATATTAACATTAGGAACCGGTGCATTAAACTGGTTAACATTAAAATAGGTTTTTACAGTTGTTTGTCTTGGCAAACTAGCCGGAAATGTGCGAATCTGGTCATCCTCGGTAGCATTCACGTAAAGTTTCTGATCGGCTGTAATTTGTTGGAAAGACAGGCTATAGCCGTTTGGCGCAGCAGGTAGCTTTATATCGTAAGTACCTGTTGCATCAGTAAAAGTTGGAAAGTAAACCGTGTAAGTGCCAGATGGGCTAGCAGGTATACTTGCCGAAGCCGTAACCAAAACGTTAGCGCCTACTTTTTCTGGAGTAAGGTTGGTTAAATCTGTTTCAATATACAGACTTCCTGTAATCTCGTTTGTAAGATCTGTTGTATTCCAAAGTTTTACAGGTCCAGATGTTATATTCTGCTGTAATATCTGTGATGCGGCATAGCCGGTTTTTGATATCAGAAAAGCAGATGTAGGGTAAAGGTTTACTGCGCTAAACGTTGCTATACCTTGTGCATTGGTTTTTGTAGTAATTACTTTCCCGTTTGATGATACTGCAACATCTGCATCAGCTATCGGGCTATTTGATACAACATCAACTACGGTAACACTGTAGTCTTTGGTATTTGCGGCTATAGCCTTCTGCTGAGCCAGGCTGTCATTTAATTTAAGCTGATTAAGCATTGCCGTGTTAATCAGATCTTGCAAAGCCGTAGCGCCTTTCTGTTTAAGTGTTTCCAAATCAAGCTCATGCTGATATTGTAACTGGAGTAAGTCTTTTTGTGCAGCAATAGCATCACTTTCATTAAAGCTGTTTTTAGAGCATCCTGCAAAAAGCGTAACAAATACTATAAAAAGTAAAGTAAGTTTTGAATTCATTGTGGGTTTTATTTTATCGATTTAAGTTTTAAGCGAACCTGTAGATAGGGTATTCTACTTGAGAGGCATTACTATACCAATTCTTGATACAAAAGAATTAGTCCGGATGTTACTGCCAAAGCCTATTTTTTCCATATATGAATAGTTTGCTCTGGCTGTGGTTAATCCTGTTAAATATCTAAAGTCAAGCAGTAATTTAAACCTTGACGTTAATGGTAGTTTTACATTAGTACCCGTAATAAGATTGTATCGGGTATTATTAAATATGTTGGAGACGGTCTGTTTATTACTAACAGTGGCTATAATGTCTTCTCCCGGAAGTAAATTTCCTGTTTTTTGATAGTTTTCGGTCACATTAAAAGTGTACGCGTAACTAGCGCCAATATAAAATGATGGTTTCCAGGATGGTTTGATATTAATGGTATAATTAACCAAAAGCGGAACCTCAATACTATTTAATGTATAAGAACTGTTTTTTACATTTTTAGTAGAGAAGCTTTCAGGCAAACCAAGTCTGGTGTCATCTTTAAAGGTAATCATTTGGCCTCCCTGTTGCAGGTAATTGGCCTCCAATTGCAGGCTTAGTTGTTTATATAGGTGATAATTTAAAGAGACACCAGCATTATAGCCCGTATTGAAGCCTGTTTGTGGTTGTTCTTTGGTAAATCTGTTTAAATTAAAGCCGCCTGATACACCAATCTCATACCTGGTTTTAAGGGTATCGATGATTTTATATTTATAGACATCTTTTTTTTCATTGCGATTTTGCGCTGCTGAAACATGGGTTAAAAAAGATAAAGCTATAATAGTTAAAAAATAAACAGCAGTAGTATTGATATACCGAATGGGTATAGTGCGGTACTTTACGAAGGAGTGCATTAAAACGTGTAATAAGGTTGATTTTAAAAATTGGGCGAAGGTAATACATAATTTGAATTGTTGATAAATTGAATCGAATTATTTTGATTCGACAGATTCAAACTCTGAAATATGCACATCTAATAATCTGCACATTATAAAAATGTCTACTTTTGTGCCGAATTTTATTGATATACTATGAGCATCACAAGAGGACCTATTTCGCAGTTTATTGAAAAAAACTATCTGCATTTTAACGCGGCAGCATTAATGGATGCAGCAAAGGGATATGAAACACACCTTGCCGAAGGCGGCAAAATGATGGTTACCCTTGCCGGTGCCATGAGTACCGCCGAGCTGGGTATTTCGCTGGCCGAAATGATCCGTCAGGATAAAATCGCCATTATTTCCTGCACCGGTGCCAACCTGGAAGAGGATATCATGAACCTGGTAGCGCACTCACATTACAAAAGGGTGCCAAACTACCGCGATTTGAGTCCGCAGGAAGAGTGGGATCTGCTCGAAAACCATTATAACCGTGTTACCGATACTTGTATCCCGGAGGAAGAAGCATTCCGTCGTTTGCAAAAACATATCCACAAAATATGGAAAGATGCAGATAATAGCGGTGAGCGATATTTTCCGCATGAGTACATGTACAAAATATTATTAAGCGGCGAATTGGAGCAATACTATGAAATTGATCCTAAAAACTCCTGGATGCTGGCCGCTGCCGAAAAAAACCTGCCAATTGTTGTTCCTGGATGGGAAGACAGTACTATGGGTAACATTTTCGCCTCCTATGTAATCAAAGGCGAGATCAAAGCATCAACCATGAAGAGCGGTATTGAGTACATGGCCTGGCTTGCCGACTGGTATACCAAAAACTCATCGGGCAAAGGAATAGGATTTTTCCAGATAGGTGGTGGTATTGCCGGCGACTTCCCGATATGTGTAGTGCCTATGCTTTACCAGGATATGGAGATGCATGATGTTCCGTTCTGGAGCTACTTCTGCCAGATATCAGATTCAACTACCTCGTATGGCTCTTACTCGGGCGCCGTGCCAAACGAAAAAATAACCTGGGGCAAACTGGATATACATACCCCCAAGTTTATTGTTGAAAGCGATGCAACCATTGTTGCACCATTGATATTTGCCTGGATATTAAAACAATAATTTAAATTTCAAATAAGCCGGCAATGTGGTTTGGCATTTAAAAAACTGCATTGTTGGCCAAAAAGCCTCCCTACGTTGTTTAAATGGCTTTTTGTAATTATTTAGAACGATTATAAATTATAGGTTACTGTCATTTATGTGTCAGCGATACTGTAATAAATTTTACTTTTGTGCCTGAAATAATGAGATGGAGCGTACATCTTTTACAGCGGTTTCAAACATTAATATAAAATTATTTAGCATAAATACACTTTATGAGAAATTTCTCATTGATTTTTAAACAATTCTCAAGGTCGGTTCTTCTAATTGCCGGGTTTGCTTTTTGGGGTTTTTCAAATGCTTATGCTCAGGCCGACGCGGCTAAAGGCGAAGCCATCTTTAAATCCAAATGTACTGCCTGTCATAAGATCGATCAGCAATTAATTGGCCCGGCGTTGGGTCCGCAGCTTACTGAAGAAACGGACGACAAGTATCTGATTAAATGGATCCAGAACAATCAGGCTTTGATCACTGCCAAAAATCCTAAGGCTTTAGCTATCTATAACAAGTTTAACCAGGCAGGTATGACGGTATTTACCGAGCTTTCTGACGCTGATGTAACTAACGTTATAGACTACGTGCGTACTGAATGGAAAACCATGCAGTCTGCTCCTAAGCCAGGTGCCGGTGATGGTAAAACTGCCGCTGCTGAAACCGGTCCAAGCAGTATGGTTATCTGGGGCTTGGTAGCTGTTATCATTATTGCATTTATTGTAATATTGGTATTAAACAGGGTTGTAGCTACTTTAGAGCGCCTATTATTAAAAGGTAAAGGTGTTGTAATTGATGAAGAAGCTGAGCCAACTGCCGAAGAAGTAGCCGAGGCTAAGAAAAAAGATCTGATCAAAAGGATCCTGAAAAATAAGAAGCTGGTATTCTTTATTATCCTTTGCGGTACGCTTGCTATGGGCAGCTGGGGATGGGTTACCTTATGGAATACTAACGTACACACAGGTTACCAGCCGGTACAGCCTATCAAATACTCACATGAGTTACACGCTGGTACCATGAAAATTGATTGTCAGTATTGCCACTCAGGCGCTTATAAATCAAAGAACGCTTCTA
This region of Mucilaginibacter inviolabilis genomic DNA includes:
- a CDS encoding porin family protein; the protein is MHSFVKYRTIPIRYINTTAVYFLTIIALSFLTHVSAAQNRNEKKDVYKYKIIDTLKTRYEIGVSGGFNLNRFTKEQPQTGFNTGYNAGVSLNYHLYKQLSLQLEANYLQQGGQMITFKDDTRLGLPESFSTKNVKNSSYTLNSIEVPLLVNYTINIKPSWKPSFYIGASYAYTFNVTENYQKTGNLLPGEDIIATVSNKQTVSNIFNNTRYNLITGTNVKLPLTSRFKLLLDFRYLTGLTTARANYSYMEKIGFGSNIRTNSFVSRIGIVMPLK
- a CDS encoding deoxyhypusine synthase family protein; amino-acid sequence: MSITRGPISQFIEKNYLHFNAAALMDAAKGYETHLAEGGKMMVTLAGAMSTAELGISLAEMIRQDKIAIISCTGANLEEDIMNLVAHSHYKRVPNYRDLSPQEEWDLLENHYNRVTDTCIPEEEAFRRLQKHIHKIWKDADNSGERYFPHEYMYKILLSGELEQYYEIDPKNSWMLAAAEKNLPIVVPGWEDSTMGNIFASYVIKGEIKASTMKSGIEYMAWLADWYTKNSSGKGIGFFQIGGGIAGDFPICVVPMLYQDMEMHDVPFWSYFCQISDSTTSYGSYSGAVPNEKITWGKLDIHTPKFIVESDATIVAPLIFAWILKQ
- a CDS encoding cytochrome c3 family protein; this translates as MRNFSLIFKQFSRSVLLIAGFAFWGFSNAYAQADAAKGEAIFKSKCTACHKIDQQLIGPALGPQLTEETDDKYLIKWIQNNQALITAKNPKALAIYNKFNQAGMTVFTELSDADVTNVIDYVRTEWKTMQSAPKPGAGDGKTAAAETGPSSMVIWGLVAVIIIAFIVILVLNRVVATLERLLLKGKGVVIDEEAEPTAEEVAEAKKKDLIKRILKNKKLVFFIILCGTLAMGSWGWVTLWNTNVHTGYQPVQPIKYSHELHAGTMKIDCQYCHSGAYKSKNASIPSLNVCMNCHKVVKTESPEIHKIYDALGYDPKTQKYDSTAAKPIQWIRVHNLPDLAYFNHSQHVKVGGIKCQTCHGPVQTMKEVYQYSPLTMKWCIQCHKRTEVNGKGNAYYDSILAAHDKIKKGEKVTAAVLGGIECGKCHY